Proteins co-encoded in one Triplophysa dalaica isolate WHDGS20190420 chromosome 16, ASM1584641v1, whole genome shotgun sequence genomic window:
- the tmx2a gene encoding thioredoxin-related transmembrane protein 2-A → MSLIRGLFAIFYHLPRIYKWFFKPYYFLSLLLTLAFPLVRCCTGLCEHLPSQREDGNSCAFDWREIEILMFLSAIVMMKNRRAITLEQHIGNIFLFSKVANVVLFFRVDLRLGLLYLMLCVVFMIACKPPIYMGPEYIKYFSETTIDEELQRDGRVTWIVEFYANWSPECQSFSPIFAELSLRYNCAGLQFGKVDIGQYGAVAERYKVNPSPLSKQLPSLLLLQGGREVMRRPLVDKKGWAIAWSFTEENIIREFNLNEIFQKCKKHSKEAKTEELKTLLQESTDGGEPVPQDVTEEPESKKDK, encoded by the exons ATGAGTTTAATCAGAGGGCTGTTTGCCATTTTTTATCATCTACCGCGGATTTATAAATGGTTTTTTAAGCCATATTATTTCCTTTCATTGCTTTTGACACTTGCCTTTCCTTTAGTGCGTTGCTGTACGGGACTGTGCGAACATTTACCGTCTCAAAGAGAGGACGGCAACTCATGCGCCTTTGACTGG agagagattgagattCTAATGTTTCTCAGTGCAATCGTGATGATGAAGAATCGAAGAGCCA tCACTCTGGAGCAACATATAGGGAATATATTTCTTTTCAGTAAGGTTGCTAATGTGGtgctgttcttcagagtggacCTGAGACTAGGTCTTCTCTACCTCATGCTGTGTGTGG TGTTTATGATTGCATGTAAACCACCAATCTACATGGGTCCTGAGTACATCAAATACTTCAGTGAGACAACCATAGAT GAAGAACTACAGAGAGATGGTCGAGTGACATGGATTGTAGAGTTTTATGCCAACTGGTCTCCAGAGTGCCAGTCATTTTCCCCGATATTTGCTGAATTGTCACTTCG GTATAACTGTGCAGGCCTCCAATTTGGAAAAGTGGACATTGGACAATATGGAGCAGTTGCAGAAAG GTATAAGGTAAACCCATCCCCCCTCTCCAAGCAGTTGCCCTCTCTTTTGCTGTTGCAGGGTGGACGGGAAGTCATGCGACGCCCCCTAGTGGACAAGAAGGGATGGGCCATCGCATGGAGCTTCACAGAG GAAAACATCATTCGAGAGTTCAACCTAAATGagattttccaaaaatgtaagaaGCACAGCAAGGAAGCGAAAACAGAGGAACTAAAGACACTTCTGCAGGAGAGTACTGATGGAGGGGAACCAGTCCCTCAAGATGTGACGGAGGAACCGGAGagcaaaaaagacaaataa
- the nudcd2 gene encoding nudC domain-containing protein 2, whose product MSLNFDERSGEVPCKTAWGSWYQTMEEVFIEVNVPLGTSAKDVKCNIGSKQIELHVKSQQIFKGKLFGSTVSDEAMWTLEDKKLIRIVLMKTNREAGNCWQSLLEGEYAADPWVQDQMQRKLTLERFQKENPGFDFSGAEISGNFHGGGPDFSNLQK is encoded by the exons ATGTCATTAAATTTTGATGAGAGGAGCGGTGAAGTGCCATGTAAAACAGCATGGGGCTCATGGTATCAGACTATGGAAGAGGTTTTCATCGAAGTCAATGTTCCTCTTGGTACTTCAGCTAAAGACGTCAAGTGTAACATCGGCAGCAAACAGATTGAGCTTCATGTCAAAAGCCAACAAATATTCAAG GGAAAGCTGTTTGGATCCACAGTCAGCGATGAAGCTATGTGGACGTTAG AGGACAAGAAATTGATCCGGATCGTTCTTATGAAAACAAATCGAGAGGCTGGGAACTGCTGGCAGTCTCTGTTGGAGGGAGAGTATGCAGCGGACCCATGGGTGCAGGACCAGATGCAGAGGAAACTCACACTGGAAAGGTTTCAGAAAGAG AATCCTGGATTTGACTTCAGTGGGGCAGAGATTTCTGGAAACTTTCATGGTGGTGGACCGGATTTCTCCAATTTGCAAAAATGA
- the si:dkey-6i22.5 gene encoding polyamine-modulated factor 1, whose product MEETEKKTESHSFENNADKVGIHENVSSEASARRNDGVKSSQSKPRLKLFQKVMEKSLQWLVDNAGFDRFSHYLQPLSKQNPQLTEAMHKQFISQLQTLVQKEIGSVIEEGNLKVKLEELDKLEELAKGISEPAWRPSGVPEQDVCSDLVSYYKKQEEYMRLQLKKLQKENAALAQKVQAGRESITDTEQGIASAVEEWRTSLQDLEAFVLTLSPSESF is encoded by the exons ATGGAGGAGACCGAGAAGAAGACCGAATcacattcatttgaaaataatgcGGATAAAGTTGGTATCCATGAGAATGTTTCATCTGAAGCGTCAGCTCGCCGTAATGATGGGGTTAAATCATCTCAATCTAAACCGAGACTCAAACTGTTTCAAAAGGTGATGGAAAAGAGCCTACAGTGGCTAGTGGACAACGCCGG TTTCGACAGATTTTCCCATTACCTTCAGCCACTGTCAAAGCAGAACCCGCAGCTGACTGAAGCCATGCACAAGCAGTTCATCAGCCAGCTCCAGACTTTAGTCCAG aaaGAAATCGGCAGTGTGATTGAGGAGGGAAACCTAAAAGTAAAGCTCGAAGAGTTGGACAAACTGGAGGAGCTTGCAAAAGGCATATCAGAACCTGCATG GCGACCAAGCGGTGTTCCAGAGCAGGATGTGTGCAGTGACTTAGTGTCATATTATAAGAAGCAGGAAGAGTATATGCGGCTGCAGCTGAAGAAACTGCAGAAGGAGAATGCAGCCCTTGCTCAGAAAGTGCAGGCTGGTCGAGAGAGCATCACAGACACAGAGCAAGGCATAGCATCAGCAGTAGAAGAATGGAGG ACATCTCTTCAGGATCTGGAAGCATTTGTCTTGACACTTTCTCCTTCTGAGTCTTTCTAA
- the med19a gene encoding mediator of RNA polymerase II transcription subunit 19-A, translating into MAEIFSTLFGQSDAQPPTGQTAFGSGKPPPPNQAAGAAQMPTQLGDEGPTLRKPGAMNEPFYLLRELPVGNELTGNTNLITHYNLEHAYNKFCGKKVKEKLSNFLPELPGMIDCPGVQDGSSLRSLIEKPPVCGNSFSPLTGALLTGFRLHTGPLPEQYRLMHIQPPKKKSKHKHRHHRPQDPLPPETPSDSDPKKKKKKRDDDPDRKKKKKDKKKKKKHSPDHPGLTGSQPNSNSLR; encoded by the exons ATGGCGGAAATATTTTCAACTTTGTTTGGGCAAAGTGATGCACAGCCTCCAACGGGGCAGACAGCGTTCGGGTCCGGGAAACCTCCGCCGCCAAACCAAGCTGCCGGTGCGGCTCAGATGCCAACGCAGCTCGGGGATGAGGGGCCTACACTTAGAAAACCCGGAGCCATGAACGAGCCATTCTATTTACTGCGAGAACTGCCCG TTGGAAACGAGTTGACGGGAAACACAAACCTCATCACGCATTATAATCTGGAACACGCGTATAATAAATTCTGCGGCAAGAAGGTGAAGGAGAAGCTGAGCAACTTTTTACCAGAATTGCCAG GTATGATAGACTGTCCAggtgttcaggatggaagttcTTTACGTTCTCTCATAGAAAAACCTCCAGTTTGTGGAAACTCCTTTAGCCCACTAACAGGAGCTCTACTTACGGGATTTAGACTACACACTGGCCCG CTTCCAGAGCAGTACAGACTGATGCACATACAGCCACCAAAGAAAAAGAGtaaacataaacacagacaTCATCGACCTCAGGATCCATTACCACCAG AGACACCCTCAGATTCTGACcccaagaagaagaagaaaaagagggACGATGACCCTGATCgtaagaagaaaaagaaagacaagaagaaaaagaag AAACACAGTCCTGATCATCCTGGTCTGACTGGATCTCAACCCAACAGCAACAGCCTGAGATAA
- the gabra6a gene encoding gamma-aminobutyric acid receptor subunit alpha-6a: MVLLLTFFCLMSVAHVTGKQKINSENITRILDRLLEGYDNRLRPGSGVSVTEVKTDIFVTSFGPVSDVKMEFTMDMFFRQMWVDERLAFDGPIEILPLNNRMVEKIWTPDTFFRNSKRSLLHNMTSPNKLFRIMQNGTIFYTMRLTVSSDCPMQLRDFPMDGHACALLFGSYAYTNREIIYTWRKGLEGSIDVPPESSSLLQYDLVRHTLSSQTYKFSTGLYSVQVVHFYLQRKLGYHLIQTYIPLIMVVVLSQVSFWINKESVPARTVAGITTVLTMTTLSISARSSLPKVSYATAMDWFIAVCFAFVASALVEFAAVNYFATLEANREKRRVSKTSIPDSTAQGSDDEPETPPSDNSGLSRRRTANSVLEAPKTRYPIFFQGSAVPPNMMLAGTSAIDAYARVLFPLAFGIFNLFYWFFYLTKDTMEEARFVHLLLIHIWS; encoded by the exons ATGGTTTtacttttgacatttttctgCTTAATGAG TGTTGCACATGTAACGGGAAAGCAAAAGATAAATTCAGAAAATATAACACGGATCTTAGACCGACTTCTTGAGGGCTATGACAATCGACTACGACCAGGTTCTGGAG TCTCTGTTACTGAGGTAAAAACAGACATATTTGTCACAAGTTTTGGACCAGTTTCTGATGTTAAGATG GAGTTCACAATGGATATGTTTTTCCGTCAAATGTGGGTTGATGAGAGGTTAGCGTTTGATGGTCCAATTGAAATCCTTCCTTTAAACAACCGCATGGTGGAGAAGATCTGGACACCTGACACATTCTTTCGTAATTCAAAGAGGTCTCTATTACACAACATGACCTCACCAAACAAGCTGTTCCGCATCATGCAAAATGGAACAATCTTTTACACCATGAG ACTAACCGTGAGTTCAGATTGTCCAATGCAGCTGAGGGACTTTCCTATGGATGGACACGCATGTGCTCTTCTGTTTGGAAGCT ATGCTTATACTAATCGTGAAATTATCTACACATGGAGGAAGGGTCTCGAGGGGTCTATAGATGTGCCACCTGAGTCTTCAAGCTTGCTCCAGTATGATCTTGTACGACACACATTGTCCAGTCAAACCTACAAGTTCAGCACAG GACTGTATTCTGTCCAGGTTGTCCATTTTTATCTCCAGAGGAAGCTCGGCTACCATCTAATCCAGACGTACATCCCACTGATTATGGTGGTCGTTCTGTCTCAAGTCTCGTTTTGGATCAACAAGGAGTCTGTGCCTGCTCGTACGGTGGCAG GTATCACCACCGTCCTCACTATGACCACCCTCAGCATCAGCGCCCGCTCCTCACTGCCTAAGGTCTCCTACGCCACCGCCATGGACTGGTTCATCGCCGTCTGCTTTGCCTTCGTGGCTTCGGCTCTCGTCGAATTTGCGGCTGTGAATTACTTCGCCACACTGGAGGCCAACAGGGAAAAACGGCGGGTCTCCAAGACCTCCATTCCAGACTCTACAGCCCAAGGAAGCGATGATGAGCCGGAGACG CCTCCATCTGATAACAGTGGATTAAGCCGTAGGAGAACGGCAAACTCTGTGTTAGAGGCGCCCAAGACTCGCTATCCCATCTTCTTTCAGGGCTCTGCCGTCCCACCCAACATGATGCTGGCAGGCACCAGTGCCATAGACGCATATGCACGAGTACTTTTTCCTCTGGCCTTTGGTATCTTCAATCTTTTCTACTGGTTTTTCTACCTCACCAAGGACACCATGGAAGAGGCCAGGTTTGTTCACTTGTTACTCATTCACATATGGAGCTGA
- the ccng1 gene encoding cyclin-G1: MIDQVTGTGALPFAVQLKALLDQEFRYQPKITGLRVIESAQDNGLRVTVKLRDFEVRDLLSLTRFFGFSAETFSLAVNLLDRFLAVMKIQPKHLSCVGLCCFYIAVKSSEEEKNVPLASDLIRISQNRFTVHDMMRMEKIILEKLYWKVKAPTALHFLRFFHARIQEQLDAGSTINLSIERLEAQLKGCHCSFVFTKIKPSLLALSLLSLEILELHECDVPAMKEALDGLQESLSVKDGDLMCVRVLVAKCLVEYATTTKCLKPNGQRLRWMISGRTARQLKPSYYKIAHLPTIPECAF; this comes from the exons ATGATTGACCAGGTTACAGGAACCGGGGCTTTGCCCTTTGCAGTTCAGCTCAAAGCTCTTCTGGACCAAGAGTTTCGATATCAACCAAAGATCACCGGACTCAGAGTCATCGAGTCTGCTCAGGACAATGGTCTGAGGGTGACTGTCAAGTTGAGAGATTTTGAAGTTCGAGACCTTCTCTCCTTGACTCGCTTCTTCGGTTTCAGCGCGGAGACGTTCTCCCTTGCTGTGAATCTTCTGGATCGATTTCTGGCTGTGATGAAG ATTCAGCCCAAACATCTGTCTTGTGTTGGCCTTTGCTGCTTCTACATTGCGGTGAAGAGTTCAGAAGAAGAGAAGAATGTGCCTTTGGCCAGCGACCTCATCAGAATCAGCCAGAACCGATTTACTGTCCATGACATGATGAGGATGGAGAAGATCATTCTGGAAAAACTGTACTGGAAAGTCAAAGCTCCAACTGCCCTTCACTTCCTTAGATTCTTTCATGCTCGGATTCAAGAGCAGCTGGATGCTGGAAG tacGATTAATCTGAGCATTGAAAGGCTTGAGGCTCAGTTGAAGGGATGCCACTGCTCCTTTGTCTTCACTAAAATCAAA CCTTCCCTGCTTGCTTTATCCCTGTTGTCTTTGGAGATCCTGGAACTGCATGAATGTGATGTTCCCGCTATGAAAGAAGCACTTGATGGTCTACAGGAGAGTTTGAGT GTTAAAGATGGAGATCTGATGTGTGTGAGAGTACTTGTTGCCAAGTGCCTGGTCGAATATGCCACCACAACCAAGTGCTTGAAGCCAAATGGCCAGAGACTGCGATGGATGATTTCGGGCAGAACCGCTCGTCAACTGAAACCCAGTTACTACAAGATCGCTCACCTACCCACAATTCCTGAATGTGCCTTTTAA